One segment of Fibrobacter sp. UWR3 DNA contains the following:
- a CDS encoding TraR/DksA C4-type zinc finger protein: protein MSEKKPAKMSDADLKFFEEMLIEKRRQLVTAQSDSERASSFQGQKNQAGDGSDSDSADSATDYNTLETTFSLAAREGKYLVYLEEALKRIHDGTFGVCKVCKKLIPKARLMAVPTATKCVNCKEETKKKEQENNRMEMARLFAEAQRKEMQKRAAGR, encoded by the coding sequence ATGAGTGAAAAGAAACCCGCTAAAATGAGTGATGCCGATCTGAAGTTCTTCGAGGAGATGCTCATCGAGAAACGTCGCCAGCTGGTGACGGCTCAGAGCGATTCTGAAAGGGCAAGTTCGTTCCAGGGCCAGAAGAACCAGGCGGGCGACGGTAGCGATTCCGACAGCGCCGACTCCGCGACGGACTACAATACGCTCGAAACCACGTTCTCGCTCGCGGCCCGCGAAGGCAAGTACCTCGTGTACCTCGAAGAGGCGTTGAAGCGCATTCACGACGGCACGTTTGGCGTGTGCAAGGTCTGCAAGAAGCTTATCCCGAAGGCCCGCCTCATGGCCGTGCCGACTGCCACCAAGTGCGTGAACTGCAAGGAAGAGACGAAGAAGAAGGAACAGGAAAACAACCGTATGGAAATGGCCCGACTCTTCGCCGAAGCGCAGCGCAAGGAGATGCAGAAGAGAGCCGCCGGCCGCTAA
- a CDS encoding serine hydrolase, with protein MAFNESNIERLLSQGESAGVFHKAVAGFILPDGTTRTVALNTPADTVFDIASLTKVCPTSTLALCYILEGKLHLDDRVIDYIPELQTNYREDICVFHLLTHSLDYRVPMKTLRTLPPEGILNALFTYKFAKAPGADFNYGNPASVLLGIILQRLTGKDLQQQGRERFFEPLDMTRSGWDPLTREWNAIPREEIAPTEICEFRGREICGEIHDESAWVLRKLFPVGSAGMFSCVPDLLKFVHMVMNDGIAAGANGSEIRVAPAGILKMVSENAFTREGAAQFLPAGNSTAGDSPAGAANGACTALGWELAQGKFMGSRVSPHAFGKTGFTGASIVADPIAGAAVVLLSDFTYPHREASADRIHAFRASLADAFFGF; from the coding sequence ATGGCGTTCAACGAAAGCAATATCGAAAGGCTCCTTTCACAGGGGGAATCCGCCGGGGTGTTCCACAAGGCGGTCGCGGGATTCATTCTGCCCGACGGCACCACGCGCACGGTCGCGCTCAATACGCCCGCAGATACGGTTTTCGACATCGCTAGCCTCACGAAGGTCTGCCCCACGTCGACACTCGCCCTCTGCTACATTCTGGAGGGCAAGTTGCACCTTGACGACCGGGTAATAGACTACATCCCCGAATTGCAGACAAACTACCGCGAGGATATCTGCGTATTCCACCTGCTGACGCACAGCCTGGATTACCGCGTGCCGATGAAGACCTTGCGCACGCTCCCGCCCGAAGGTATCCTGAACGCCCTATTTACATACAAGTTTGCAAAGGCGCCCGGAGCGGATTTCAACTACGGGAACCCGGCCAGCGTGCTGCTCGGGATTATACTGCAGCGTCTTACGGGCAAGGACCTGCAACAGCAGGGCCGCGAGCGGTTCTTCGAGCCGCTCGACATGACGCGCAGCGGCTGGGACCCGCTGACCCGCGAGTGGAATGCGATTCCTCGCGAAGAAATTGCCCCGACGGAAATATGCGAGTTCCGCGGGCGCGAGATTTGCGGGGAGATTCACGACGAGAGCGCGTGGGTATTGCGCAAGCTTTTCCCGGTAGGGAGCGCCGGCATGTTCAGCTGCGTGCCCGACCTGCTCAAGTTCGTGCATATGGTCATGAACGACGGGATTGCAGCCGGCGCGAACGGGAGCGAGATCCGCGTCGCACCCGCGGGCATATTGAAAATGGTAAGCGAGAACGCGTTTACTCGGGAAGGTGCCGCACAGTTTTTGCCGGCGGGCAATTCTACTGCGGGAGATTCGCCGGCAGGTGCTGCGAACGGCGCCTGCACAGCCCTCGGCTGGGAACTTGCCCAGGGCAAGTTCATGGGGTCGCGCGTGTCGCCCCATGCGTTCGGGAAGACCGGGTTCACCGGGGCGAGCATCGTCGCCGACCCCATCGCCGGCGCCGCAGTCGTGCTTCTCAGTGACTTCACGTACCCGCACCGCGAGGCAAGCGCCGACCGCATTCACGCCTTCCGCGCATCACTTGCCGACGCGTTTTTTGGATTTTAG